The Macadamia integrifolia cultivar HAES 741 chromosome 4, SCU_Mint_v3, whole genome shotgun sequence genome contains the following window.
GAAGTGCCCCCTTAAATACTAATAAACAAATTTGAAGCAGTCAAACCAGAAACATGACAAAGGagtgcccccccccccaatataaaatattaataagCAAATGTGAAGCATTCAAACCAGAAATTTGAAAAGCCtgggagaaaaggaagaaaaagtaaATCCGAACAAGGAGAATAGTCTCCATACTAAAACCTTAGGCATGCCACTAAGGTGATAGAATAGCACTAATCACAACACTATACACAGTCTGGAATAAATAATCTTTTTTCAAACTGGCGACCAACAAGTCTACTTTGATATTACGACAATTAAATGACCACAAGACATTTCCAAAGCAACACCACAACCTTATGTTGAAACCCAAAGGCATATAGCATAGAACTTTTCCCAAGAATCAGTGATCTGAAAAGTTAACTAAGCATTATAATTGTTGTTTCTACCACTGTAATACAACAACTGTTTCTTCTCTATGACGTTTGACATTCAGCCAGTGTGAAATTTCtagttttttcccttttcttttgtttggtctctttttctttgcaaccaaacacagcAAAGGCAAAGTCCTCTCTATTCTCTTAGGGAAATGAACAAAACAGACCAAAATTGCAAAAGCATCTTCAATTCTAGTGTAACAATTTGGAACTGCCGGCATAATAAAGTTGACAGTGTCATTTGAAGACCAATATCAATTAACAGATGTGTCAATTAGGTTTGTATATCATTACCCTGACAATAGCAGCATGGCTTAGATGATAATTTGTGTCAATAAGGCTTGAATATCACTACCCTTACAATAATAGAATGGCTTGAATCATAGTTTTAAGCAACATATCCTCCATAGATTCACAGTTTCTGAGCATAAATAAATCTGATCGAAATGAATACTATATCTGATCAACAAACACACCTCAGATATGTTCGCATTTTTAATGCACCAACAACATCTGATCGAATTATTTGCCCATTGCTATTGACAAGTATATTAACGCTTTCAACCACATCCAAAAACACCTGATCAAGCAAGAAAAGAAGCTTTCGTAAGGTATCATCTTGCATTTAAAAGCTTTGATAAAACTCACAAAGAAATATAAACCTACTTCATTCTTCTTGTATCGTATCCCTTCACTTCGCCAAGACACTGCATTTGTTACAGCCATGGGAGGCCGCTGAGTGACTTCCATCCTGTATGCATCAGTCTTGATGAACTCACTAAGAATTTTTGCTTCTGTATACTGAGGATAACCAAAGTCCATCATTTCATCAAGTAACTCGTACTGCCAAAACCACACTACATTAGAGTAACCTCATACAAGCTCTACATAATATCTTAGATTCACAACTATAATTTCCATCTCTCAATGCTTTACACCAGAGTAAGTCACCAAATATAATTCAGACATCCCCTTACCACAACCACAAAATTATCTCTTAGTGATTCCTCTTCTAACTCCTCGAAATAATGCTTGAATACCTGCCATGGATATAATTCAGAACAACATCACGTagtgcataaaaaaataaaccaaaattcGAAATTCTTCAACCACAAAACCAAAGGCATGGCAATAGAATCAAAATAATCTTACATCGACTACTCGAtgtaaaaagagaagaagactaGCAGCATTGCAATTCTGTCTTGAAGCTGTCATTAGGTAAACATTGTTGTGTTGTATGTACATGTAGCTGACGCCATTATCATACACGACTGGATCTTGAGGCTGCGAATCTCCCTGAAATATATCAAGAGAAAGTTATGAAGCATAACCATGTGATGTTCAGGTAATTTCGTTttaagcatttgaaagttgttGAAGTTGTCAAATTTTCTCCAGAATGGATCACAACTAACATCGAAAATCGCAAATCAAATTCACCACACTAGCAAGATTTGAAATGCAAGATTTGCAGGAACAACAAAGGCAATTAGGactttcaatttaaaaaccaaATTAATAAGTTCAAAAAAGAAACACCCCCCTTGAGAGGACGTTCTGCCTCAGTCTCCGATTACAACCCAACCATTGAGAGAAAAAACTCACTACATGTATCCAAAATCCAAGCAAAACACCAGAAAACTAACTAGGTTAACCGGATCCACACATCGGCTCACCTCTTTCTCGATGAGCTTCGTGAAGAATCGCTCCGCCTGAACAGCTGTGACATCGCCTCTGTAATCACGCCACACCAAAACGCGGCCTTTGATGTCAAGAAGGAAGAGCGCCGAAACGGCGCCCGCCATCGATGGGGAATTGGAGAGATCAGATATCAGATCAGGTTCATAGAGGAGGATCTAGATTTCCAGATGTCCAAAATGAGAATTGAAAAGCATCTTAATACGTTTTGCAGTTGGTTATTCAAAATTCCCGGGGAAGTCGAGCATGATAGTGTGAAcaacaatcatggaagaaacGATTTCGATCTCTGTGTCTGAATTCTGAAAATGAAGAGGCTCGACAAAGATCGAGtataatcttttttctttttttctttttttcttttttttctacacCGCCACCCGAGAGTCGAGACCCGGTTACCACTTACATAGTTacataattacaatttttttttcctttttggggtagaaacataaatacaTTTTTTCCGGGTGCAgggggtttaaaaaaaaaaacataattacaAGTTACAATCTCGACTTCGTGCTCACAGTAAAAATCGTAATTCTTGTGAGCTGTGGGCCTGTGGCGATCAAATATCACGACCTAAAGTGATGTTGGTCACCcttctttacccaaaaataacaaaacaaaacaaaacaaatattgCTCCCATTTCATCTCCTATTAGGGGTGTAGCCGGAACCAATAAAATCGGGAATATTAGTGAtgatattttatattataaggaaaattattttaaatcattgaatattagattataaataaataaattgatttgtaaatcgTAATAATGTGTTCATTGATTTCTTTGatcactatacaaaattagtttgatagttaaatgaataattggataatagggttcattttgtgatttcaatattagttatttcTGTattaatttgttatccattggtttcagtattagttatttttcccttataatgataaatcatgatttaatcataaatttaaaatattttttttccccatcaaATATTGTCACtacaagttatgaatgtaaaatTTCATTATGATTCAAGCCCAATAGTAAACTGATCGAAACCaatattaacccgatattgaaaaatcaaaataaactaaaaccaaattagaccaaaatcgaaaccaaccGAAAATTGAAATTCCTTAACGGATTAGTTTGGGTCTCCATCATTCTTACACCGAAATAGTTTCAATCCAACCGAAACCGAACTAAACCGATTGAATCGATGAAGGTATAGGTGTGTCAAACCCTATCGCAAATCGATGAAACCGAAACAAAACAACCCAAACCAGcctcaataaaaaattaaatagaaatcaaaattaatcgaaccaaatcaaattaaaaataaattgataCCAACCAAATAaccattaaaaagaaagaaaaaataaagttataATTACGTACATATTTACACCTAATTGAACTCAGTACCAAATCGATAAAAATTGACCGAATTAAACTCAATACCAAATTGATAAAAGGATAAACCAAGATCCATTGAAATTTAATCTTTCCTTATTAGTTTTATTTCGGATTCACTGATTCTCACACGAAACTGATTAAATGACACACCGATTGAGTGGCACCCTTacaggaggagaaaaaaaaaaaacctttaattGAGTTACCCATCTAAGGATGGTTAAAATATACAATAATTTATGTCATTTGAAAGGACGATGTATTATTTTCAACTAACATACCTTTAAGAACTATGTAGCttcattacccaaaaaaaaaaaaaaaaaacgtgacCACTTATATGCATTTGTCAAtatttacattttatatatttctatTGTAGAGTTTATCACTTGTAAAATGCAAACTGCATTTGTAttgaaattttatataaaaaaatttacatgtaaataAGAGACATCGATTCTAAGGcatcgtttgacaacgttccattTATGccatttctatgttttttttgttccaaaaaacgaagaaacaacctaaaaagcatttgataaaattgttccgtttcacccgtttttataaaacataaatcaaaatttatgcatatttacaGTTATAGAAACGACTTAATCGTCGTTTCTataaacaaatttgagagataaaaaaaaagaagttattgtgcctgataaatctctAAACTATGTAAACCTAAAATTAGgtaaccgaaccctctctcccttttgagcatccgatgatactattgggttttttcgTGGCATTATGTCTATAAAAAacataggtttatcaaacaccaaaatatccgtttttattattaaaaaatgaaaaaagccGTTTCCATTGTTCATAGACATAGAAATAACATAAACGTTATTAAGAAGTGCCTCAAAGTtgatgaaacattttttttttttaaaatcaggGTTTGCAactgaaaaattaaattttaaatcaaccacgggtcaatttttttttttaataccattTTCCTTCTTCCATCCTTCCCTTTAGTGATTCGTATAATTATATGGTTGAAATTAAAACAATTAGCTAGGTTCTCGTTAGTGCTAACTTATGTTCCATCCTTCCCATTAGTGATTCATATAATTATATggttgaaattaaaataattatatagtAATAAAAGCGTATTCCCACAAATATAtctcaatattttattttaattatgaaaatcAAAACCTAATTAACCTTAAAAACTTAAGaccaaataaaatcaaatcttatgaattaattttaaattaagagAATGAGACTGAAAATCGAATCAAACTGAATCGACTTGTAaccaaactaaaaccaaacctaatgaaactgataaaaacaattgattatgagattataaataaataaataatttaatttttataatattataatgagcattttttttctgtgaattttttttacaaaatcaataaatataaGATTACAAATAAACGAAttatttgtaaattataataattCTTTCATTGATCTTTTTGTTCATTATACAAAATTAATTagataattaaataataaaattcattttgtgatttcaatattaattatattatttataataatacaTTTTTAACATTAgttattttcttaataattaCAGTATTAATTATATGTTCCTTGTAATAATAAATCATAATTTCGTcacaaaattaaaatattttcacCAAAATATCTGATCATgacaaattataaatataaagatatTAACTTAATATTAAtctgatattaaaaaaataaaataaatcaaaaccaaactaaatcaaaaccgaccgaaaatcaaaatttattaaCGAATTGATTTTATTCTCCCTCATTCTTAAACCAAACCGACCGGACCGGCTGACACCCTACTAAATCTTAATTAGTGGAATAAAATTAATGATTCCTGACGATAGGCTCGACGGTAAATCCTCCTCCTCAGTCGATGGTGAAGACCACCTATTACAGCCACATATACACATTCCCAGCCATATATAATTGTAgatacatctttttttttctttttgggaggGGGATTTAGGATACACCATACCTGCTTATGTTTAATGTGAGAAAGTGTTTGAGAATGCTAGCAAACGAGCTCAATATCCCTACACAATAATACATGCAACTAACACAACttttcacacacaaaaaaaGCACAACGGGCCCCACCATAGTCCTATTTATTACGTTACTGTATAGATAACAACTACTTGTTTTTGGGTAGAAACTATAGAGATAACTAGTACAATTAATCAAAGGAAAGCACAAGCCCTACTACTAAACCTAGCCACTACATAACCCTCATAAAACTACGCATGCACCACATAAGGTCTTATCCACCGTTAAAACCGCACACACCTAGGCCAGGTCCGTCCATTCAACGGTATCATCACGTCCTGCCACCTTCCTGGGTCCGACCTCCTTCTTGGGCCCGAGCACCTTCATGGGCCTTGCTCTGTATGGCTTGGTCCACGTCCTTGGTCCTCTGGCCAACTTGGCCCACTCCTTCCGGCATGCGCCACTTCGCATAATCAAGCGTCTCAGGAAAGTCAGCTGACTCGTCTTTCGTCTTCCCACGCAAATAGTTCAACATCGATGACAAAGCCGACAGTGCTGTGAGCCCAAACACACCCGAAGCAAGGAACCCCATCATAGCTAACCCAATAAAGATCGTGGCAGGAACTAAAACAGGGCTAAAGATCACGAAAACAGGTGTCGTCAAAGCTAAGCCGATGACGGTGATGGTCAAGGTTATACAGGCGAGGGTGAGCAGGATACCACCGACAGGGAAGAGGGTGATCACCGCTACGACTTGGGAGGTTGAAGGGCCCTTTTCTGGGATTTCAGGGAAGCGGCTCTTCATGCCTTCGGTGAGATGCTGTGGGTGCTGAATGTGATGCACTTGAATCTGCTGTGGGCGATCCGCCATGACTGTAACTTACGTGCTATCCTTCTGGGTTTTCTACAAGAGTTCGTTTTTCTTATGATTCTGGAAGGGAAGAGATGACTCTGAAGGCGAAGGGTGAGAGGAACGAGGTatttaaagagaagatttgaaagACACGTGGGAGAATGTCGACACGCGTTAGTAAGATTTGTCTCTTTGTTGTGAAGGATGTGGACACATCTTTGTTTTTTAATGGATAATTTGGTGTCTTTTTCAGGTGGGGTTTTAAACGTCTTCGTCCACATCCGATCCGTTATGAACATCCATTGTTAGGTCCTTGTCAGTTCAATCCAGTTAATGGTGTCGGTTTAGGACCGATTTCAGACCGATTCGTTAAGAACTGAAATCGATCCACCCATTAAGTTTATTGCTTCAGTTTTGGATCtgaattttttgaaatagaTTCGTAAACGAGATGAATCGGTTATGATGAGACTAGTTTCCtattggatcttttttttttttggtaggaagtTTCCTACTGGTTCAAGAATCGAACGGCCAGGTTATAACCAACTGGGATTTTAAAACTTGCATGTAGTCTTATATATTGGTAGCTTACATTGCATTTGGTAGTTATTcagaaaatttatattttttgaactttttgatattttttacgTTTTTTCGtcttatgaaaataaaaaaacggaGTACAGAGTTTGATTCTATGTTTAGGtacaaatttt
Protein-coding sequences here:
- the LOC122077557 gene encoding oleosin H2-like, coding for MADRPQQIQVHHIQHPQHLTEGMKSRFPEIPEKGPSTSQVVAVITLFPVGGILLTLACITLTITVIGLALTTPVFVIFSPVLVPATIFIGLAMMGFLASGVFGLTALSALSSMLNYLRGKTKDESADFPETLDYAKWRMPEGVGQVGQRTKDVDQAIQSKAHEGARAQEGGRTQEGGRT